In a single window of the Nocardioides sp. L-11A genome:
- a CDS encoding PhoX family phosphatase, with translation MTSVRPENRPLIAIAPEGTRHGSRSHMTCFFRCGNACDRPEPNPTDHVHVRDEIAKAVGRRSFLRGGSITAGALVVGGVVQSGGLAAAATQAPRRPGAPTGHGSLGQAAFAPVEPNKRDAFVTAKGFDHDVVIRWGDPVVKGAPEFDPHAQSVTAARRQFGYNCDYVGLLPLDDDEALLVVNHEYTDENLMFPTGAYSADDIKRIAIASHGMSVVKLRRHKPAGSWKRAGLGHSRQNRRLHDATVFELTGPVAGDPRVRTSADPTGRKVLGTLNNCAGGTTPWGTVLSGEENFNQYFDKGAGLDSRYAASYARYGINGSGKGWASVDPRFDLSKEPHEPHRFGWIVEVDPYDPTSTPRKHTMLGRFKHEGANIALAADGRAVAYLGDDERGDYLYKFVSAGRYDGRGTRAARANNLALLTTGTLYVARLVGDGTEDGRFDGTGTWIPLASDTRSFVPGMSVADVLLFTRLAADKVAPTKMDRPEDVEPNPVNGKVYAALTNNSNRGNAAMPVDEANPLAASQVRASIGAPLTDASGNRNGYVLEMTPDGGDHAATTFTWDLFLVCGDPAAPETWFGGFDKSKVSPISCPDNVAFDSAGNLWISTDGNVLGSNDGVFRVPVAGPNRGQVQQFCTVPKGAEACGPLIADDDRSLFVAVQHPGEIDGATFENQASTWPHTDAFPRPSVVVAFKAR, from the coding sequence ATGACCTCTGTGCGTCCCGAGAACCGACCGTTGATCGCCATCGCGCCCGAGGGCACCCGGCACGGTTCGCGCTCCCACATGACCTGCTTCTTCCGCTGCGGCAACGCCTGCGACCGCCCGGAGCCCAACCCGACCGACCACGTCCACGTCAGGGACGAGATCGCGAAGGCCGTCGGCCGTCGCAGCTTCCTGCGCGGCGGCAGCATCACCGCCGGTGCCCTCGTCGTCGGTGGGGTCGTCCAGTCGGGCGGCCTCGCCGCCGCCGCCACGCAGGCTCCGCGGCGGCCCGGGGCGCCGACCGGGCACGGTTCACTCGGCCAGGCCGCCTTCGCGCCCGTCGAGCCCAACAAGCGCGACGCCTTCGTCACCGCGAAGGGCTTCGACCACGACGTCGTCATCCGGTGGGGCGACCCGGTGGTCAAGGGTGCACCCGAGTTCGACCCGCACGCCCAGTCCGTCACCGCCGCGCGCCGTCAGTTCGGCTACAACTGCGACTACGTCGGGCTCCTGCCGCTGGACGACGACGAGGCGCTGCTGGTGGTCAACCACGAGTACACCGACGAGAACCTGATGTTCCCGACCGGCGCCTACTCCGCCGACGACATCAAGCGGATCGCGATCGCCAGCCACGGCATGTCGGTCGTCAAGCTGCGCCGGCACAAGCCGGCCGGCTCCTGGAAGCGCGCCGGGCTCGGGCACTCCCGGCAGAACCGGCGCCTCCACGACGCCACGGTCTTCGAGCTCACCGGCCCCGTCGCCGGCGACCCGCGGGTGCGCACCAGCGCCGACCCGACCGGCAGGAAGGTGCTCGGCACGCTCAACAACTGTGCCGGCGGCACCACGCCGTGGGGCACGGTCCTCTCCGGTGAGGAGAACTTCAACCAGTACTTCGACAAGGGCGCCGGGCTCGACTCCCGCTACGCCGCCTCGTACGCGCGGTACGGCATCAACGGCTCCGGCAAGGGCTGGGCGAGCGTGGACCCGCGCTTCGACCTCTCCAAGGAGCCGCACGAGCCCCACCGCTTCGGCTGGATCGTGGAGGTCGACCCGTACGACCCGACCTCCACGCCGCGCAAGCACACGATGCTGGGCCGCTTCAAGCACGAGGGCGCGAACATCGCCCTCGCCGCCGACGGCCGGGCCGTGGCCTACCTGGGCGACGACGAGCGCGGTGACTACCTCTACAAGTTCGTCTCCGCCGGCAGGTACGACGGCCGGGGCACCCGGGCGGCACGGGCGAACAACCTCGCCCTGCTCACGACCGGCACCCTGTACGTCGCCCGGCTGGTCGGCGACGGCACCGAGGACGGCCGGTTCGACGGCACCGGAACCTGGATCCCGCTGGCCAGCGACACCCGGTCGTTCGTGCCCGGCATGTCGGTCGCCGACGTCCTGCTCTTCACCCGCCTCGCCGCGGACAAGGTCGCCCCGACCAAGATGGACCGTCCCGAGGACGTCGAGCCGAACCCGGTCAACGGCAAGGTCTACGCGGCCCTCACCAACAACTCCAACCGCGGCAACGCCGCGATGCCGGTCGACGAGGCGAACCCGCTGGCCGCCTCGCAGGTCCGGGCCAGCATCGGCGCACCGCTGACCGACGCCAGCGGCAACCGCAACGGCTACGTCCTCGAGATGACCCCCGACGGCGGCGACCACGCGGCGACCACCTTCACCTGGGACCTGTTCCTCGTGTGCGGGGACCCGGCGGCGCCCGAGACCTGGTTCGGCGGCTTCGACAAGTCGAAGGTCAGTCCCATCAGCTGCCCGGACAATGTCGCCTTCGACAGTGCCGGCAACCTGTGGATCTCCACCGACGGCAACGTGCTGGGCAGCAACGACGGTGTCTTCCGGGTGCCGGTCGCGGGGCCGAACCGCGGCCAGGTGCAGCAGTTCTGCACGGTGCCCAAGGGAGCCGAGGCCTGTGGCCCGCTGATCGCCGACGACGACCGCTCGCTCTTCGTGGCGGTGCAGCACCCGGGCGAGATCGACGGTGCCACCTTCGAAAACCAGGCCAGCACCTGGCCGCACACCGACGCCTTCCCGC